The window TTTAGGGGTTCTAATAGTTGGGTACAGATTGGGATTGGGATTGGGTGCATACATGCTTCTTCCTAGTTTATCGTGTGGGCTGTAATCCACTATGTTTAATCCACCATGATTTGGACTCAAACAATGTGTGATTATCAAGCATGAATGCTGGTGAGGAGTGACTAGGATGTCGCTTCTTTCGTGTGCCGAATAGCTTTAGAAGGAAGTTTTTCAAGTGTAGGAATCTGGAGTTTGTAAGAGTTGTTAATCTGGTAGCAGTTGCTTGATCGATGTATTGAAACTTGAAAGAGTTGTTAATTGGTAACTGCTTTTGCTTTGGGGTGGCATGATCACATATTCCGATAGATTGGTGTAGGCAAAAGACCCTTTTTAGTAGTTAGAGAAGAATAGGAGATTGAACCAAAATACATCCCATTTTGGGAGCTTTTGAGATCTAAGCTTTTAAATTCTTTATTCAGTTTCTTAATTCTGTTTTGGAACTGCATTTTTATATGCGAAGACCTTAGAACTTGTGGAAATGTGGTCTAGGAGTAGAGCTAAAGGGGGTCTTGCTTGAAACATTTTAGTGCAAGTTTATCGCTCCTGTCTTAGAATTGTCTCTTCCTTACCTTTCAAAACTTACGAGGACATGAATGATTTATTGGACAGAATGAGTGTTGAAATGAAGATGAGCAATAGCTATGATTTGAATCATTCATGACTAACTTTACTAAGCATGAAAGAGAGCAATAATTTAATAGCTTTAGAGGATGAGAGAGTGCTAATTTCTGTAGAGAGAGGGAGTCTCAAAGTAAAGTCCTAGGTTCACTCAAAGTTGAGATGGTAACTGAGCTCTATAAGAAAATATAACAGTAATGAAAAATAATAATCGAAACACCTAGTTGATGCCTCGACACTGTAAATGAGAAGATCTAGCTATGCTGGGTTCTCTCGTCTCAGTCCTTTTGACTTGTCATCAAACAGATGGAACTGATGTGCAGAAAAGGAATTAGAAGTGTGTAACCGTTTAGGCAGTTTAGCTATTTGAAGAATGACTTAGCTCATCTCGAGGAAGAGATGGTAAGATAAGTAAGCACTGCCTGACATATCAGTTTAGGTTGAAGAGATCTAAAGGAATGTTTGTTTGCAGGTCATGGTAATAGTTTGAAGCACATGGATGATCTGAGTTATTGGTTTCGTGTTATGTTCTTAAAATTGAAATCCAGTTCCGTATTGATCTGTCCTCTTTTTCTGCTAAGCAAATGCTGAAAACCATATGAAATTTGAACCCTGTCGGAATCTTCCAGTCTCCATCCCTTACTCTTTGTGGAGAAGATGGATTCCATTTGACTCAAAAAACCAACAACAGCACTATGCATGAGTTCAGAAAACCATGAAACAGCAGTAGAAGCTTCCTCAAACATTATGAACTCTCAACAGTCAAACACTAATTGTTTATGTCTGTCATGTTGCTCATACTACTTACTCTCTTGTTTCATTGATGGGGATTATTAGGTAGGCCCAATATGATTAGTGGCATTGTGTCTGTCATGTTGTCTATATTACTCTGTTGGTTCTTTCATGGGAATCCACAGGCCCTATATGACTAGTGGGATTAGAGGCATGATCTATCTTCTGAGTATCCATGTTTTTATTTTACCTTGTGTATATTCTTATTGCCACTTCTGTGCTGCAGAACATGCAATGTGGGGAGATTGTGACAATTGAAAGCCAAACTTATACAATCTCGGCTGTAACTCATAGGTACCAGCTTCGCAAGGGGAAGTACGAACCAAGCGAGAAGAGGCTCGATGTCTTGTCGACATCGAGATATGTCTTGAATTTGTACTTGGATAATTTACTAGAACAATCTTGAGTCCTTCTACTTTAAGTTAGTTCCACTTCCACACACACTGTTGAAATATTATGAATTGCTTGTGCAGTTCTTGTATTTCCTTCTCATTTCCCTTTGCCAACTTGCTGGTTCTCCATGAT of the Fragaria vesca subsp. vesca linkage group LG6, FraVesHawaii_1.0, whole genome shotgun sequence genome contains:
- the LOC101302486 gene encoding uncharacterized protein LOC101302486; the encoded protein is MAMVSLNLVTGPNPKLLQVSCRKKERSRDNYDPYKVIEITPPPKNLGVRCFPSNMQCGEIVTIESQTYTISAVTHRYQLRKGKYEPSEKRLDVLSTSRYVLNLYLDNLLEQS